From Lysobacter silvisoli, the proteins below share one genomic window:
- the moaC gene encoding cyclic pyranopterin monophosphate synthase MoaC, whose protein sequence is MSTRSTPVAKARSPKAHAALTHIDAAGRPAMVDVSAKAATAREATAQCRVKFPAAVAAQLRASGLRSAKGGIVDTAIVAGTQAVKRTAELIPFCHPLPIDGCRLVIDWHDQTSLRIDCTVRTVHRTGVEMEALTGATVAALTVYDMCKALSHRIVLGPARLLAKSGGKRDFRAGQGA, encoded by the coding sequence TTGAGCACACGATCTACCCCCGTCGCGAAAGCGCGCTCGCCCAAGGCGCACGCCGCACTGACCCATATCGACGCCGCCGGCCGCCCGGCCATGGTCGACGTATCGGCCAAGGCCGCGACCGCGCGCGAGGCCACGGCGCAGTGCCGGGTGAAGTTTCCGGCCGCGGTGGCCGCGCAACTGCGCGCCAGCGGGCTGCGCAGCGCCAAAGGCGGCATCGTCGATACGGCCATCGTCGCCGGCACCCAGGCGGTCAAGCGCACCGCCGAGCTGATTCCGTTCTGCCATCCGCTGCCGATCGACGGCTGCCGCCTGGTCATCGACTGGCACGACCAGACGTCGCTGCGCATCGATTGCACGGTGCGCACGGTGCACCGCACCGGCGTGGAGATGGAGGCGCTGACCGGCGCCACGGTCGCGGCGCTGACCGTGTACGACATGTGCAAGGCGCTGTCGCACCGCATCGTGCTGGGGCCGGCGCGCTTGTTGGCGAAATCCGGCGGCAAGCGCGATTTCCGCGCGGGGCAGGGCGCATGA
- a CDS encoding MoaD/ThiS family protein, with protein sequence MSRITVLYFASLRDAAGRADEVLDTDAADLRALYEALRLRYGFALPTERLRVAMDGAFARWDEAPREGSEVAFIPPVSGG encoded by the coding sequence ATGAGCCGGATCACCGTGCTGTATTTCGCCAGCCTGCGCGACGCCGCGGGCCGCGCCGACGAGGTCTTGGACACCGATGCGGCCGACCTGCGCGCGCTGTACGAGGCACTGCGCTTGCGCTACGGCTTCGCCCTGCCGACCGAGCGCCTGCGCGTGGCCATGGACGGCGCGTTCGCGCGCTGGGACGAAGCGCCGCGCGAGGGCAGCGAGGTCGCGTTCATTCCGCCGGTGTCGGGAGGCTGA
- a CDS encoding molybdenum cofactor biosynthesis protein MoaE, with translation MRFRLSETPFDPAATREWLMRDEAGAYASFEGWVRDHHAGRAVIGLQYEAYAALAEREGEAVMAEALERFAIVEARCVHRVGELGVGELAVWVGVSAAHRDAAFAACRYIIDETKARVPIWKHERYAEGDAGWLHPEPSPG, from the coding sequence ATGCGCTTCCGCCTGTCCGAAACGCCGTTCGACCCCGCCGCCACGCGCGAGTGGCTGATGCGCGACGAGGCCGGCGCCTACGCCAGCTTCGAAGGCTGGGTGCGCGACCACCACGCCGGCCGTGCCGTGATCGGCCTGCAATACGAGGCCTACGCCGCGCTGGCCGAGCGCGAGGGCGAGGCGGTCATGGCCGAGGCCCTGGAGCGGTTCGCGATCGTCGAGGCGCGCTGCGTGCATCGCGTGGGCGAACTCGGCGTGGGCGAACTGGCGGTGTGGGTGGGCGTGAGCGCCGCGCACCGCGACGCCGCCTTTGCCGCCTGCCGCTACATCATCGACGAGACCAAGGCGCGGGTGCCTATCTGGAAGCACGAGCGCTATGCCGAAGGCGACGCCGGCTGGCTGCACCCGGAGCCATCGCCGGGCTAA